The Dendrosporobacter quercicolus genome window below encodes:
- the ftsH gene encoding ATP-dependent zinc metalloprotease FtsH, which yields MNKFFRNVSFYLLIIIIAISIIDYYSTRTTNKQEITYTQFLQQMDEQKVERVTIVENSIRGWLKDGTEFTTITPNDPTLINTLREKNVNIKAEQPPQPPWWTTIFSSILPILLLIGVWFFIMQQTQGGGNRVMSFGKSRAKLHSEEKIKITFTDVAGADEAKQELQEVVEFLKHPKKFNDLGARIPKGVLLFGPPGTGKTLLAKAVAGEAGVPFFSISGSDFVEMFVGVGASRVRDLFEQAKKNAPCIVFIDEIDAVGRQRGAGLGGGHDEREQTLNQLLVEMDGFAANEGIIIIAATNRPDILDPALLRPGRFDRQIVVDKPDVKGRAEILKVHTKGKPVDKEANLEVLARRTPGFTGADLSNLINEAALLAARRNKKRIEMPELEESIERVVAGPERKSKVISNREKRLTAYHEAGHALIGMLLPHTDPVHKVSIIPRGRAGGYTLMLPKEDRYYATRSELLDQLKTLLGGRVAEEVVLAEISTGAQNDLERATDLVRKMITEYGMSEALGPITFGRRQDQQVFLGRDISRDRNYSEEVAYAIDKEVRKLIETAYDECRTMLKENIDKLHLLANTLIERETLEAEELEQLMKEGAIAKKAEIADSGQPVQSDGEGPRIVYISRN from the coding sequence TTGAACAAATTTTTCCGTAATGTGAGTTTCTATTTGCTTATTATCATTATCGCCATTTCTATTATTGACTACTATTCAACACGCACAACCAATAAGCAAGAAATAACCTATACGCAGTTCTTACAGCAAATGGATGAACAGAAGGTGGAGCGGGTAACGATTGTTGAAAATTCAATTCGCGGTTGGCTTAAAGATGGTACGGAGTTTACCACAATTACACCAAACGATCCTACTCTCATTAATACGCTGCGCGAAAAAAATGTTAATATTAAAGCTGAGCAGCCACCGCAACCGCCTTGGTGGACAACGATTTTTTCGTCAATTTTACCAATCCTGCTGTTGATCGGGGTTTGGTTTTTTATCATGCAGCAAACGCAGGGCGGCGGCAACCGGGTGATGTCTTTCGGCAAAAGCCGGGCGAAGCTGCACAGTGAAGAGAAAATCAAAATAACCTTTACCGATGTGGCCGGTGCTGATGAAGCAAAACAGGAATTACAGGAGGTTGTCGAGTTTCTCAAGCATCCGAAGAAGTTTAACGATTTGGGCGCCCGGATTCCCAAGGGCGTATTATTGTTTGGTCCTCCCGGTACCGGCAAGACCCTCCTGGCAAAAGCCGTAGCCGGTGAGGCCGGCGTACCTTTCTTTAGTATCAGCGGTTCCGACTTTGTGGAAATGTTTGTCGGCGTTGGGGCGTCAAGGGTCCGGGATCTCTTTGAGCAGGCCAAGAAAAATGCGCCGTGTATTGTATTTATTGATGAGATTGATGCTGTTGGCCGTCAGCGCGGAGCCGGACTGGGCGGCGGCCACGATGAACGCGAGCAGACCTTAAACCAGCTGCTGGTGGAGATGGATGGGTTCGCCGCCAATGAAGGGATTATTATCATTGCCGCCACCAACCGTCCTGACATTCTTGATCCCGCTTTATTGCGGCCGGGGCGTTTTGACCGGCAGATTGTTGTTGATAAGCCGGATGTTAAAGGCCGCGCGGAAATTCTTAAAGTTCACACCAAGGGCAAGCCTGTGGACAAAGAGGCGAATCTGGAAGTCTTGGCCCGGCGTACACCGGGGTTTACAGGAGCTGATCTTAGCAACCTGATTAATGAGGCGGCGTTGCTGGCGGCCCGCCGCAATAAAAAGCGTATCGAGATGCCCGAACTGGAAGAATCAATTGAACGGGTAGTTGCGGGACCGGAACGTAAAAGCAAGGTGATCAGCAACAGGGAAAAGAGGCTGACTGCTTATCATGAAGCAGGCCATGCCCTGATCGGCATGTTGTTGCCGCATACCGACCCGGTACACAAAGTATCCATCATACCCAGAGGCCGGGCCGGCGGTTACACCCTGATGCTGCCGAAAGAGGACCGTTATTACGCCACAAGATCGGAACTGCTCGATCAGCTTAAAACGCTTCTGGGCGGCCGGGTGGCTGAAGAGGTGGTGCTGGCTGAAATTAGCACCGGCGCGCAAAATGATTTGGAGCGGGCGACCGATTTGGTCCGTAAAATGATTACCGAGTATGGCATGAGTGAAGCCCTGGGGCCGATTACTTTCGGCCGGCGTCAGGATCAGCAGGTGTTTTTAGGACGGGATATTTCCCGGGATCGAAATTACAGCGAAGAAGTGGCGTATGCCATTGACAAGGAAGTTCGCAAATTGATCGAAACCGCATATGATGAGTGCCGGACAATGCTGAAAGAAAATATTGATAAACTGCATCTGCTGGCCAATACTCTGATTGAACGGGAAACGCTGGAAGCTGAGGAACTGGAACAGCTGATGAAAGAAGGAGCCATTGCAAAGAAGGCCGAAATCGCCGACAGCGGGCAGCCTGTCCAGAGCGATGGCGAGGGACCTAGAATTGTTTATATCAGTCGTAACTAG